The Opitutales bacterium ASA1 genome window below encodes:
- the msbA gene encoding lipid A export permease/ATP-binding protein MsbA — protein sequence MKRFIPYLHLLREVRWPLAGAMLCALAYGVASGFSLPFAIEKIFPRIFADAGAEPVAPLGTTELVLYTLWLPAVFLVRGLGGYGNSYLIQLCGVRILEAIRTRYFSHLQRLPLAFFGRNAAGDLISRGMADTNQLQVTLTTFANEAFKQPVTLLSALGAILWLAFQNPDVWVILGGLALIPLTVFPIRFVGRKLLKRAREVQHEMGSVTAHFSENISAAREVRAFGLEDREIGRFSTTIRKLFRVQMKVVKYAQALSPTIEVISAVGIALTLVLAHRVDMPLSSFIALVGALYMSYEPVKKMGLISNELKRGEAALDRIEAILHEPITIADPQTPVAIERARGEVEFERVGFSYGDAPALEDVSVRIPAGTVCALVGPSGAGKSTFANLIPRFYDATSGAVKIDGIDVRRLRLADLRRQIAVVPQDSLLFNETILANILVGRPTASREEAEAAARDAFIHDFIVSQPNGYDTIVGERGASLSGGQRQRLALARAFLRDAPILVLDEATSALDAESEVMVQRALQRLVVGKTVFIVAHRFSTIRDANLILVFDRGRIVASGDHASLHRDDATYRGLYDRQR from the coding sequence TTGAAACGTTTCATCCCTTACCTGCACCTGCTGCGCGAGGTTCGCTGGCCCCTCGCCGGAGCCATGCTCTGCGCCTTGGCCTACGGCGTCGCCAGCGGCTTCTCCCTGCCGTTTGCGATCGAGAAGATCTTTCCCCGCATCTTCGCCGACGCCGGAGCCGAGCCCGTCGCACCGCTCGGCACGACGGAACTCGTGCTCTACACGCTCTGGCTACCGGCAGTCTTCCTCGTGCGCGGCCTCGGCGGCTACGGCAACAGCTACCTCATCCAACTCTGCGGTGTGCGCATCCTCGAGGCTATCCGCACGCGCTACTTCTCTCACCTCCAGCGTCTCCCGCTCGCTTTCTTCGGTCGGAACGCCGCCGGCGATCTCATTTCGCGCGGAATGGCCGACACGAACCAACTGCAGGTCACGCTCACGACGTTCGCCAACGAGGCGTTCAAACAGCCCGTCACGCTGCTCAGCGCGCTCGGAGCGATCCTTTGGTTGGCGTTTCAAAACCCCGACGTGTGGGTGATCCTCGGTGGACTCGCGCTCATCCCGCTCACGGTCTTCCCCATCCGCTTCGTCGGCCGGAAGCTGCTCAAGCGCGCGCGTGAAGTGCAACACGAGATGGGCTCGGTGACCGCGCACTTCAGCGAGAACATCAGCGCCGCCCGCGAAGTGCGCGCCTTCGGATTGGAGGACCGCGAGATCGGCCGCTTCTCGACGACGATCCGCAAACTGTTTCGCGTACAGATGAAGGTGGTGAAGTACGCTCAGGCCCTCTCGCCCACGATCGAGGTGATCTCCGCCGTCGGCATCGCCCTCACGCTGGTGCTCGCTCACCGCGTGGACATGCCGCTGTCCAGCTTCATCGCACTCGTCGGCGCGCTCTACATGAGCTATGAGCCGGTGAAGAAGATGGGCCTGATCAGCAACGAGCTGAAGCGCGGCGAGGCTGCGCTCGACCGCATCGAGGCCATCCTGCACGAGCCCATCACGATCGCCGATCCCCAGACACCGGTGGCCATCGAGCGCGCCCGCGGCGAAGTGGAGTTCGAAAGGGTCGGCTTCTCCTACGGAGACGCACCCGCGCTCGAAGACGTCTCGGTGCGAATTCCGGCCGGCACGGTCTGCGCACTCGTAGGCCCCAGCGGCGCCGGCAAGTCGACGTTCGCGAACCTCATCCCCCGCTTTTACGACGCCACGTCCGGCGCCGTGAAGATCGACGGCATCGACGTGCGTCGGCTGCGTCTCGCGGACCTGCGCCGGCAGATCGCCGTGGTTCCGCAGGACTCTCTCCTCTTCAACGAAACGATCCTCGCCAACATCCTCGTCGGCCGCCCCACGGCATCGCGCGAAGAGGCCGAGGCCGCCGCGCGCGACGCCTTCATCCACGACTTCATCGTGTCTCAGCCGAATGGATACGATACGATCGTCGGTGAGCGCGGCGCCAGCCTGTCGGGCGGTCAACGCCAACGACTAGCGCTCGCCCGCGCCTTCCTGCGCGACGCGCCGATCCTCGTGCTCGACGAAGCCACCTCCGCGCTCGATGCAGAGAGCGAAGTGATGGTGCAACGCGCACTCCAGCGTCTCGTCGTCGGCAAGACCGTCTTCATCGTCGCCCACCGCTTCAGCACGATTCGCGACGCGAACCTCATCCTCGTCTTCGACCGCGGCCGCATCGTCGCCTCGGGCGACCACGCCTCGCTCCATCGCGACGACGCCACCTACCGCGGCCTCTACGACCGACAGCGCTGA
- a CDS encoding ABC transporter permease subunit → MSALASQPTSSSSTGQPVLAEAEQGTSLWKDAWLRLRRNHLAVAGGAILLSFSAVCIVGPWLISTTYQGQNLALGASPPSAEHWLGTDVLGRDMFARILYGGRISLAVGLCATFVSLTIGVAWGAIAGFFGGKVDALLMRIVDILYALPFTIFVILLMVFSDAFAKKYNLGATWNLLILFAAIGAVEWLTMARIVRGQIMALRKQEFIEAAFSLGLRKRRIITRHMIPNALGPVIVYTTLTIPAVMLLEAFLSFLGLGVQPPMSSWGSLIKEGADKMEEFPWLLVFPGAVFSLTLFSLNFLGDGLRDALDVRASKD, encoded by the coding sequence ATGAGCGCTCTCGCGTCCCAACCCACCTCTTCGTCCTCGACCGGCCAACCGGTGCTCGCCGAAGCGGAACAGGGCACCTCGCTCTGGAAAGACGCGTGGCTGCGCTTGCGGCGGAACCATCTCGCCGTCGCCGGCGGAGCGATTCTCCTCTCCTTCAGCGCCGTCTGCATCGTCGGGCCGTGGCTGATCTCGACGACTTACCAAGGGCAAAACCTCGCGCTCGGCGCCTCGCCTCCGAGCGCCGAACATTGGCTCGGTACCGACGTGCTCGGTCGCGACATGTTCGCACGCATCCTCTACGGTGGCCGCATTTCGCTGGCGGTGGGGCTGTGCGCGACGTTCGTGTCGCTCACCATCGGCGTCGCCTGGGGCGCGATCGCGGGATTCTTCGGTGGCAAAGTCGACGCGCTGCTCATGCGCATCGTCGACATCCTCTACGCCCTACCCTTCACGATCTTCGTGATCCTGCTCATGGTCTTCAGCGACGCGTTCGCGAAGAAGTACAACCTCGGAGCGACGTGGAACCTCCTCATCCTCTTCGCCGCCATCGGCGCGGTCGAGTGGCTCACCATGGCGCGCATCGTACGCGGCCAGATCATGGCGTTGCGCAAACAGGAGTTCATCGAAGCGGCCTTTTCGCTCGGCCTGCGCAAACGCCGCATCATCACGCGGCACATGATCCCCAACGCACTCGGGCCCGTCATCGTCTACACCACGCTCACCATTCCGGCCGTGATGTTGCTCGAGGCCTTTCTCAGCTTCCTCGGACTGGGCGTGCAACCACCCATGAGTTCGTGGGGCTCCCTCATCAAGGAAGGCGCGGACAAGATGGAAGAGTTCCCTTGGCTCCTCGTGTTCCCCGGCGCGGTCTTCTCACTCACGCTCTTCTCGCTCAACTTCCTCGGAGACGGACTGCGCGACGCGCTCGACGTGCGCGCATCCAAGGACTGA
- the oppB gene encoding oligopeptide ABC transporter permease OppB, which yields MLRFIATRLLQAIPTLLVLITVTFFMVRFVPGGPFSAEKAVTPEVLRNLEAHYGLDKSLGVQYLEYLGDLLRGDLGPSFKYPNRTVNEIIATKLPVSLELGAWALSVALLLGLTAGVLASLKPNTALDYVPSSLAMIGICLPTFVLGPLLVLAFAIGLGWFNASGWYGIEDRILPAMTLGGVYAAYIARLTRGGMREILSQDFIRTARAKGASEARVILRHALKGGLLPVVSFLGPALAGIISGSFVIETIFQIPGLGREFVNSAFNRDYTLVTGTVILYAVLIIAFNLVVDIAVVWLNPRLRLE from the coding sequence GTGCTAAGATTCATCGCCACAAGGCTCCTGCAGGCCATTCCGACGCTGCTCGTCCTGATCACCGTCACCTTTTTCATGGTGCGGTTCGTACCGGGCGGACCGTTTTCGGCGGAGAAGGCAGTGACTCCGGAGGTCCTCAGGAATCTGGAGGCCCACTACGGACTGGATAAGAGCCTAGGCGTCCAATACCTCGAATATCTCGGCGATCTGCTGCGCGGCGACCTCGGGCCGTCGTTCAAGTATCCGAACCGCACGGTCAACGAAATCATCGCGACCAAGCTGCCCGTGTCGCTCGAGCTCGGTGCTTGGGCGTTGAGCGTAGCGCTCCTTCTCGGCCTCACGGCCGGAGTCCTCGCGTCGTTGAAACCCAACACGGCGCTCGACTACGTCCCGTCGTCCCTGGCGATGATCGGGATCTGTTTGCCGACGTTCGTGCTCGGTCCGCTGCTCGTGCTCGCCTTCGCGATCGGGCTCGGATGGTTCAACGCCTCGGGCTGGTACGGGATCGAAGACCGCATCCTTCCGGCGATGACGCTCGGTGGCGTTTACGCCGCCTACATTGCTCGGCTCACCCGCGGAGGCATGCGCGAAATCCTCTCGCAGGACTTCATCCGCACCGCGCGAGCCAAGGGCGCGAGCGAGGCGCGCGTCATCCTACGCCACGCGCTCAAAGGCGGCCTGCTTCCCGTCGTGTCGTTTCTCGGGCCCGCCCTCGCGGGGATCATCAGCGGCTCGTTCGTGATCGAGACGATCTTTCAGATACCCGGGCTGGGACGAGAGTTCGTCAACTCCGCCTTCAACCGCGACTACACCCTCGTGACTGGAACGGTCATCCTCTACGCGGTGCTCATCATCGCCTTCAACCTCGTGGTCGACATCGCCGTGGTGTGGCTCAACCCCCGCCTCCGACTCGAATGA
- the ftsY gene encoding signal recognition particle-docking protein FtsY produces the protein MFSLFKKFKDGLTKTAQSIASSVGGLFGLRPIDASTIEKLEESLYSADFGVETTDEILEEIRRAMRKEKELRGQEAGAIGAAVLKRVLVGSEGVLAPATSGPTVVCLIGVNGSGKTTTAAKLAFDLRADGRKVLLAACDTFRAAAIEQLKTWADRLGLEIVAGKHGADAAAVAFDAWQAAKARGHDTLIVDTAGRLHTKGNLMQELAKIRRVLQKNDPAAPHYSLLVVDGSLGTNSLEQARVFHKEFGLDGLVVTKLDGTSKGGALVAIYRELKLPIFFLGLGEKPEDLQPFSVDNYVRAVFGLEA, from the coding sequence ATGTTTTCGCTCTTCAAGAAGTTCAAGGACGGCCTCACGAAGACCGCGCAGTCGATCGCCTCGTCGGTCGGCGGATTGTTCGGGCTGCGACCGATCGACGCCTCGACGATCGAGAAGCTCGAGGAGTCGCTCTATTCGGCCGACTTCGGGGTCGAGACGACCGACGAAATCCTCGAGGAGATCCGTCGCGCGATGCGCAAGGAGAAGGAGCTCCGCGGCCAAGAAGCCGGTGCCATCGGTGCCGCCGTCTTGAAGCGCGTGCTGGTCGGTTCCGAGGGTGTGCTCGCGCCGGCGACGAGCGGTCCGACCGTCGTCTGCCTCATCGGGGTCAACGGCTCGGGAAAAACGACGACCGCCGCCAAGCTCGCTTTCGACCTCCGGGCCGACGGGCGCAAGGTCCTGCTCGCCGCCTGCGACACGTTTCGCGCAGCCGCCATCGAGCAACTCAAGACGTGGGCCGATCGGCTCGGCCTCGAGATCGTCGCCGGCAAGCACGGGGCCGACGCCGCCGCAGTCGCCTTCGATGCGTGGCAGGCGGCGAAAGCGCGCGGACACGACACGCTCATCGTCGACACCGCCGGACGTCTGCACACCAAGGGTAACCTCATGCAGGAACTCGCGAAGATCCGGCGCGTCTTGCAGAAAAACGACCCCGCCGCGCCGCACTACAGCTTGCTTGTCGTCGACGGCAGCCTGGGGACCAACTCGCTCGAGCAGGCCCGCGTCTTCCACAAGGAGTTCGGGCTCGACGGTCTCGTCGTCACCAAACTCGACGGCACGAGCAAGGGTGGGGCGCTGGTCGCGATCTACCGCGAGTTGAAGCTCCCGATCTTCTTCCTCGGGCTCGGCGAGAAGCCGGAGGATCTCCAGCCGTTCTCCGTCGACAACTACGTCCGCGCCGTCTTCGGCCTCGAAGCCTGA
- the prfB gene encoding peptide chain release factor 2 — MPVSYGGFFDVDRKRHEIDALDAQMALEGFWDNPNKARDLIAKANQLKKTVGAIVDFTKKTEETELMADLLDDEGVDQHSDEAKEFADSVVALRKELDDLEIASFLRGDHDSCNAFLTIHAGAGGTESCDWADMLLRMYTRWAERRGFEVEVQEVLPGDEAGITSATMLLKGENAFGFAKAERGVHRLVRISPFDSNKRRHTSFCAIDVVAELEDDADIEIDENEIHVETFRSSGKGGQHTQKNDTAVRITHLPTRLVAACQNERSQAKNKASAMKMLKARLYEKREDEKRSEQEKYYGEMGEIGWGNQIRSYVFQPYQMVKDLRTGVETGNIQSVMDGELDRFVHGWLRAGSPRHRSKDIKVDD, encoded by the coding sequence GTGCCGGTCAGTTATGGAGGTTTCTTTGACGTCGATCGCAAACGCCACGAGATCGACGCTCTCGACGCCCAGATGGCGTTGGAGGGGTTTTGGGACAACCCCAACAAGGCCCGCGACCTGATCGCAAAGGCCAACCAGCTCAAGAAAACCGTCGGGGCGATCGTCGACTTCACCAAGAAGACCGAGGAAACGGAGTTGATGGCCGACCTCCTCGACGACGAGGGCGTCGACCAGCATTCGGACGAGGCGAAGGAGTTCGCCGACTCGGTCGTCGCACTCCGCAAGGAACTCGACGACCTCGAGATCGCCAGCTTCCTGCGCGGCGATCACGACTCCTGCAACGCCTTCCTCACCATCCACGCCGGCGCCGGCGGCACGGAGTCGTGCGATTGGGCCGACATGCTCCTGCGCATGTACACGCGTTGGGCCGAGCGCCGCGGATTCGAAGTCGAGGTGCAGGAAGTGCTGCCGGGCGACGAAGCCGGCATCACCAGTGCGACCATGCTCCTCAAGGGCGAGAATGCCTTCGGCTTCGCCAAGGCCGAACGCGGCGTGCACCGGCTCGTACGCATCAGCCCCTTCGACTCGAACAAACGTCGCCACACGTCTTTCTGCGCGATCGACGTCGTCGCCGAACTGGAGGACGACGCCGACATCGAGATCGACGAAAACGAGATCCACGTGGAGACGTTTCGCTCCTCCGGCAAGGGCGGTCAGCACACGCAGAAGAACGATACCGCCGTTCGTATCACCCACCTTCCCACACGACTCGTCGCGGCCTGCCAGAACGAGCGCTCGCAGGCCAAGAACAAGGCCTCCGCGATGAAGATGCTCAAGGCGCGTCTCTACGAAAAACGCGAGGACGAGAAACGCTCCGAACAGGAGAAGTACTACGGCGAGATGGGCGAGATCGGGTGGGGCAACCAGATCCGCAGCTACGTCTTCCAGCCTTACCAGATGGTCAAGGACCTGCGCACTGGCGTGGAGACCGGCAACATCCAATCCGTGATGGACGGCGAACTCGACCGCTTCGTCCACGGCTGGTTGCGCGCCGGTTCGCCGCGTCACCGCAGCAAGGACATCAAGGTCGACGATTGA
- a CDS encoding glycoside hydrolase family 28 protein: protein MRLAMPLPTGLAPIFFIVLGSCAFSGSAAEPHIYSVRAFGATGDGTTLDTAAFNDAIEAAATAGGGRVLVPPGDYLCHSIRLKSRIELHLSAGATIIAADPPSKPGDPGYDPPEPNAWTQYQDFGHSHWHNSLIWGEDLEDVSITGTGRIYGRGLSRGNGRIARPVGAPPPAVTPGEELPDVLAADGPFPIAPRPDLVPGPFGYPNPRDTLPDGVANKAIALKLCRNVVLRDFSILHGGHFAILATGVDNLLVDGLVIDTNRDGMDIDACSNVRIVNCSVNSPWDDAICLKSSHGLGYARVTENVTISDCFVSGFDEGTLLDGTRRRSDFYRGGAMGRIKFGTEAGGGFRNIAITNCVFEHCRGIALEQVDGGVLEDVVVSNISMRDVKNAPIFIRLGARLRRPDTTEPGSVRRITISNLNAWNVASDHGILVAGLPGHPIEDVVLSDIRIRYAGGGTSAQALRVVPELEKAYPEPYIFGVLPSWGLFARHVRGLRLHDVDLGLLSPDARPAVFLQNVSALHVRDTPPLPDGRHPPVVQTATY, encoded by the coding sequence ATGCGTCTCGCCATGCCACTTCCGACAGGTCTCGCCCCCATCTTCTTCATCGTTCTCGGCTCCTGTGCTTTCTCCGGCTCCGCCGCGGAACCGCACATCTACTCCGTACGCGCCTTCGGTGCCACGGGCGACGGGACGACGCTCGACACCGCCGCTTTCAACGACGCGATCGAGGCCGCAGCGACAGCCGGCGGCGGTCGCGTCCTCGTCCCACCGGGCGATTATCTTTGCCACTCGATCCGGTTGAAGAGCCGCATCGAACTCCATCTCTCGGCCGGTGCCACGATCATCGCGGCGGATCCGCCTTCGAAACCCGGCGATCCGGGCTACGATCCACCGGAACCCAACGCCTGGACGCAGTACCAGGACTTCGGACACTCGCATTGGCACAACAGCCTGATCTGGGGCGAGGATCTAGAAGACGTCTCGATCACCGGCACCGGCCGCATCTACGGGCGCGGTCTCAGCCGCGGCAACGGCCGGATCGCTCGACCTGTCGGAGCCCCGCCACCCGCCGTAACACCCGGCGAAGAACTACCCGACGTGCTCGCGGCCGACGGACCTTTTCCGATCGCACCCCGCCCCGACCTCGTTCCGGGTCCGTTCGGGTATCCGAATCCTCGAGACACTCTGCCCGACGGCGTGGCCAACAAGGCCATCGCGCTCAAACTCTGTCGCAACGTCGTGCTGCGCGACTTTTCCATTCTTCACGGAGGCCACTTCGCGATCCTCGCCACGGGCGTGGACAACCTCCTCGTCGACGGGCTCGTGATCGACACCAACCGCGACGGCATGGACATCGACGCGTGCAGCAACGTCCGCATCGTCAACTGCTCCGTGAACTCCCCTTGGGACGACGCAATTTGCCTGAAGTCGTCGCACGGGCTGGGCTACGCCCGCGTGACGGAAAACGTCACCATCTCCGACTGCTTCGTGAGTGGCTTCGACGAAGGCACGTTGCTCGACGGCACCCGACGACGTTCCGACTTCTATCGCGGAGGCGCGATGGGTCGGATCAAGTTCGGCACCGAAGCCGGTGGCGGCTTCCGCAACATCGCGATCACCAACTGCGTCTTCGAGCATTGCCGCGGCATCGCGCTCGAGCAGGTCGACGGAGGCGTGTTGGAGGACGTGGTCGTATCCAACATCTCGATGCGCGACGTGAAGAACGCGCCCATCTTCATCCGCCTCGGCGCACGCCTGCGCCGCCCCGACACCACCGAGCCCGGAAGCGTGCGTCGCATCACGATCTCCAACCTCAATGCTTGGAACGTCGCCTCCGATCACGGCATTCTCGTCGCCGGTCTGCCCGGACATCCGATCGAAGATGTAGTGCTTTCGGACATACGCATCCGCTACGCAGGCGGCGGCACGAGCGCGCAAGCGCTGCGTGTCGTCCCGGAACTGGAGAAGGCCTACCCCGAGCCGTACATTTTCGGCGTGCTCCCGTCCTGGGGACTCTTCGCCCGACACGTGCGTGGCCTGCGCTTGCACGACGTCGACCTCGGTCTGCTTTCGCCGGACGCACGTCCCGCGGTCTTTCTCCAGAACGTCTCCGCCCTGCACGTGCGAGACACGCCCCCACTCCCGGACGGGCGGCACCCGCCGGTCGTCCAGACCGCGACGTATTGA
- a CDS encoding FecR family protein, producing MDASDSDPVRRTHEDARIDAAAARWIALRDGNWSSNERARCDEWRAEDVRHERAFRRLDAATRLLGSLAEADGAGVLLDEVDALEADRARRRRSSLRWWSGATGLAAAAAVVLALLFVGRPSTRVDGMRYDNTTTTERSVDLEDGSTVVLAAASTVEVLFDAGTRRLDLARGEAHFAVAHEAARPFRVVVGPLQVQAVGTAFTVRRSETIVDVVVTEGRVAVARAGVPLEEAVGGHALSLVAGERVVVDTASLEASGTSAEHVALPVIDRGRWETPRLVFSETTLAEAVAHFNRHSRLQVEIGHPSLRGKRLGGNFRADNAEAFIDLLVASGEARVERRSETHVILHVP from the coding sequence ATGGACGCGAGTGATTCCGACCCCGTGCGTCGGACGCACGAGGACGCGCGCATCGACGCAGCGGCCGCGCGTTGGATCGCGTTGCGCGATGGAAACTGGTCGTCGAACGAACGAGCGCGGTGCGACGAATGGCGTGCGGAGGACGTGCGCCACGAGCGGGCCTTCCGAAGACTGGACGCGGCGACGCGGTTGCTCGGTTCTCTCGCCGAGGCGGATGGTGCCGGGGTCTTGTTGGACGAAGTCGACGCACTGGAAGCGGATCGCGCGCGACGCCGGCGCTCGAGTCTTCGCTGGTGGAGTGGTGCGACGGGACTGGCCGCGGCCGCCGCAGTGGTGTTGGCACTGTTGTTCGTCGGTCGGCCGTCGACTCGAGTCGACGGAATGCGCTACGACAACACGACCACGACCGAACGATCGGTCGATTTGGAGGACGGCTCCACCGTTGTACTCGCGGCCGCAAGCACGGTGGAGGTGCTCTTCGACGCCGGCACACGCCGTCTCGATCTCGCGCGCGGCGAGGCGCACTTCGCCGTCGCGCACGAAGCGGCACGCCCGTTTCGCGTAGTGGTCGGACCACTACAAGTGCAGGCGGTCGGCACGGCCTTCACCGTCCGTCGATCGGAGACGATCGTCGACGTGGTCGTGACCGAAGGCCGTGTCGCAGTCGCGAGGGCGGGTGTTCCGCTCGAGGAAGCCGTCGGCGGACATGCGTTGAGTTTGGTGGCCGGCGAGCGCGTCGTCGTCGATACCGCTTCACTGGAGGCGAGTGGAACCTCGGCGGAGCACGTCGCGTTGCCGGTGATCGATCGCGGCCGCTGGGAGACTCCCCGCCTCGTGTTCAGCGAGACGACGCTGGCCGAGGCCGTCGCGCACTTCAACCGGCACAGCCGTCTGCAAGTCGAGATCGGCCATCCGTCGCTTCGCGGCAAGCGCCTCGGAGGAAACTTCCGAGCCGACAACGCCGAAGCGTTCATCGATCTGCTCGTCGCCTCCGGTGAGGCGCGCGTGGAGCGGCGGTCGGAGACTCACGTGATCCTGCATGTCCCTTGA
- a CDS encoding TonB-dependent siderophore receptor, whose translation MPHTTPVSAGGAARRLLFAGFLLGTPAALCAQSTSASSATRETEDTIELSVFTVSAESADRYRAQDAVSAVRIRAPLIETGSSITVITREMMDDLAPNRLFDVTRYVAGVQEGRGIQFQDRMIIRGFETQNGARTVDNFLQSADADNIEESVIDRIEVTKGPNAILSPAGAPGGSVNVITKSPTFKTQRSLTTMLGLYDAQKLTLDMGGPLAGSEQFAYRLVGSWQDSRRYWSSDAKLKNKALAPMLTWRFSEKTQLTVKLVAADHWIYREPLLILDPSVTAETKKPFLAPGIEPKSLNGIAPWSHVDTQSADLFAVLTTAFNENISARFAANGRYYFEDSDQAFLSTPSLSNRYNPSTGELTQDFVWALNTTTGQYESTFSPFFNPSAIPVRGQIQATYRRTVNVQSDVVASYDFGGVTSQTVAGFGFSRQEGDSRVKDPGTLPPIDLNNLTNYAYPVYPANWTQSNGSSYRNLQLYLNQRFGFANERVFLTAGILQYDTRTTGRNLLTGAAPNVLDDSKTMWSAGLLWKVRDNVALYYSRSTNASPVIANNQPLWREGEQDEIGVKTEYFDGRLSFNATWFEIKQTNVTVPNPARQTDPTAPEQLVADYGNHGLEFELMGRVTDNLSVIATYTNLKMRDALGRKVRGVADDNAALLLNYRFGEGSLDGLALNFGVSYSGRRAGDIPINFTPLGVVGQVSFFLEPQYATTLGASYRVNDRWSLRLTVDNVFDDKDYISVAGGRVSGTGITTAPGRNIRLSTTLRF comes from the coding sequence ATGCCTCACACGACTCCCGTCTCCGCGGGCGGCGCCGCTCGCCGTCTGCTCTTCGCCGGGTTCCTCCTCGGAACGCCCGCCGCGCTCTGCGCGCAGTCCACCTCCGCTTCCTCCGCCACGCGCGAAACCGAGGACACGATCGAACTCTCCGTCTTCACCGTCTCGGCCGAGTCCGCCGATCGCTACCGCGCGCAGGACGCCGTATCGGCTGTCCGGATACGCGCGCCGCTCATCGAAACCGGAAGCTCGATCACCGTCATCACCCGCGAGATGATGGACGATCTCGCCCCGAACCGTCTCTTCGACGTCACCCGCTACGTCGCCGGCGTTCAGGAGGGCCGCGGCATCCAGTTCCAAGACCGCATGATCATCCGCGGCTTCGAGACGCAGAACGGGGCGCGCACGGTGGACAACTTCCTCCAGTCCGCCGACGCGGACAACATCGAGGAGTCCGTCATCGACCGCATCGAAGTCACGAAAGGTCCCAACGCCATTCTCTCGCCTGCGGGTGCACCGGGCGGGTCCGTCAACGTCATCACCAAGTCGCCCACTTTCAAGACGCAGCGGTCGCTCACCACGATGCTCGGCCTCTACGACGCGCAGAAGCTCACGCTCGACATGGGAGGGCCGCTCGCCGGCAGCGAACAGTTCGCGTATCGCCTCGTCGGTTCGTGGCAGGACTCGCGTCGTTACTGGTCGTCGGACGCGAAACTGAAGAACAAGGCGTTGGCACCCATGCTCACGTGGCGCTTCTCGGAGAAGACTCAGCTCACCGTGAAGCTCGTCGCCGCGGATCACTGGATTTACCGCGAGCCGCTCCTCATTCTCGATCCGTCCGTGACCGCCGAGACCAAGAAGCCGTTTCTCGCTCCCGGCATCGAGCCGAAGAGCCTCAACGGCATCGCGCCGTGGAGCCACGTCGACACGCAGAGCGCCGATCTCTTCGCCGTGCTCACGACCGCGTTCAACGAGAACATCAGCGCGCGCTTCGCCGCCAACGGTCGTTACTACTTCGAGGACTCCGATCAAGCGTTCCTCTCCACGCCGAGTTTGAGCAACCGCTACAACCCCTCCACCGGTGAACTCACGCAGGACTTCGTGTGGGCGTTGAACACCACGACGGGTCAGTACGAATCGACCTTCTCGCCCTTCTTCAACCCGTCCGCGATTCCCGTGCGCGGGCAGATCCAGGCCACCTACCGGCGCACCGTCAACGTGCAGTCGGACGTGGTCGCGAGCTACGATTTCGGCGGTGTCACGTCGCAGACCGTCGCGGGCTTCGGCTTCTCGCGGCAAGAAGGCGACAGCCGCGTCAAGGATCCCGGCACGCTGCCCCCGATCGATCTGAACAATCTCACGAACTACGCCTACCCCGTGTATCCGGCGAACTGGACGCAGAGCAACGGCAGCTCCTACCGCAATCTCCAGCTCTACCTCAACCAGCGCTTCGGCTTCGCGAACGAGCGCGTCTTCCTCACCGCCGGTATCCTGCAATACGATACGCGCACCACGGGGCGCAACCTCCTCACCGGCGCCGCACCCAACGTGCTCGACGACTCGAAGACGATGTGGTCCGCCGGCCTCCTCTGGAAGGTGCGCGACAACGTCGCCCTCTACTACAGCCGCTCCACCAACGCCTCGCCCGTGATCGCCAACAACCAGCCGCTCTGGCGCGAAGGCGAACAGGACGAGATCGGCGTGAAGACGGAGTACTTCGACGGAAGACTCTCCTTCAACGCGACGTGGTTCGAGATCAAGCAGACCAACGTGACTGTACCCAATCCGGCACGACAGACCGATCCCACCGCGCCCGAGCAGCTCGTCGCCGACTACGGCAACCACGGCCTCGAGTTCGAACTCATGGGTCGCGTCACGGACAATCTCTCCGTCATCGCCACCTACACCAATCTGAAGATGCGCGACGCCCTCGGTCGCAAGGTGCGCGGCGTGGCCGACGACAACGCCGCACTGTTGCTCAACTACCGCTTCGGAGAGGGCTCGCTCGATGGCCTCGCGCTCAATTTCGGCGTCAGCTACAGCGGCCGCCGCGCCGGCGACATCCCGATCAACTTCACGCCGCTCGGCGTGGTCGGTCAGGTGAGCTTCTTCCTCGAGCCCCAGTACGCGACCACGCTCGGCGCCTCGTATCGCGTGAACGACCGTTGGTCGCTCCGCCTCACGGTCGACAACGTGTTCGACGACAAGGACTACATCTCCGTCGCCGGCGGGCGCGTCTCGGGCACCGGCATCACCACCGCGCCCGGTCGCAACATCCGCCTGTCGACCACGCTTCGGTTCTGA